CACCGTCAACCCGGTCCGCGCGATTGCGGACCGAGCCCACGCCGCCGGGGCGGTCGTGGTCGTGGACGCGGCGCAGTCGGCCCCGCACATCCCCATCGACGTCGTCGCGCTCGGGGCCGACGCCGTCGCGTTCTCAGGGCACAAGACCCTCGGGCCGACCGGCATCGGGGTGTTGTGGGCCCGGAAGGAGCTCCTAGAGGAGATGCCTCCCTGGATGGGAGGTGGCTCCATGATCGAGGAGGTGCATGCCGGTCGGATCTCGTATCGCGAGCCTCCGGCGAAGTTCGAGGCCGGCACTCCGAACATCGCCGGCGCGATCGGGCTCTCTGTCGCGCTCGACTACCTCGAAGCGATCGGGTGGGAGGACCTCGCCCGACACGAACGATCGATGCAGGCCCGCTTGTTCCAGAACGCGGACGAACGCCTCGGGAAGAAGATCCGGATTTTTGGGTCCCGGGACGTACGTGAACGCGAGGCCGTGTTCTCTTTCGCGCTCGAAGGGATCCACCCCCACGACATCGCTTCGATCCTCGACGCGGAAGGGATCGCGATCCGGGCGGGCCGCCAGTGCTCCCAGCCGCTCATGGATCGCTATGGCGTCGGAGCCATGGCGCGGGCGAGCCCCTATCTGTACAACACCCTCGAAGAGATCGACCTGCTCTACGACGCACTCGACAAGGTTGTCAAGATATTCGCATAAGCGGCATGCGAAGGTGTAGCACCCAACGCTACACGATGGCAAATCGAGAGCCGTCCCCGATAGAGGGATGGACAAGCGACTCGGGCGACATTTCATTTAAATACCATCTGGTGCTTGAATTGACGGGACCACCATGGCGCAGGGAGCTCAGGAGTTCATTCCGCTCGACTATACTCGCTACGACTTCAAGGACCCGGAGACGTACAAACTCCGCTCCGGGAAGGGCCTCTCGGTCGAAACGATCCACCAGATCTCCGATTGGAAGAAGGAGCCGGACTGGCTCCGGGAGTACCGCCTGCGCGCCTACGAGCATTTCGTCAAGCGCCCGATGCCCGACTGGGGTCCCAAGCTCGACGAGCTCGATTTCGACTCCTATACGTTCTACGCCGCCCCGATGGGCGAGGACGAGCCCAAGCGCAAGTGGGAGGACCTGCCCGCGGACATCAGGAACACGTTCGACAAGCTTGGGATCCCCAAAGCCGAGCGCGACTTCTTCGGGGGCGTCGGGGCCCAATACGACAGCGGTACCGTCTACCACAAGCTCCGCGAAGACCTCGAGAAGAAGGGGATCATCTTCTGCGACACGGATACGGCGGTGCGGGAGCACCCCGACATCGTCCGGAAGTACTTCGGCAAGATCGTTCCGTACAACGACAACAAGTTCTCCGCGCTCAACAGCGCCGTCTGGTCCGGAGGCAGCTTCGTGTACATACCGCCCGGGGTCGACTGCGGCATCCCGCTGCAGGCCTACTTCCGCATCAACGCGAAGAACGTCGGGCAGTTCGAACGCACGCTGATCATCGCCGACAAGGGCGCCAAGATCCACTACATCGAGGGCTGCACCGCTCCGATCTACTCGACGGACTCGCTGCACGCGGCCGTCGTCGAGGTCGTCGCCGAACCGTACGCCAAGGTGCGCTACACGACCGTGCAGAACTGGTCGAAGAACGTGTACAACCTGGTGACGAAGCGGGCCGTGGCGTACGAGAACTCGCTCGTCGAGTGGGTCGATGGCAATATGGGCTCGAAGATCACGATGAAGTACCCCTCCGTCTACCTCAAGGGTCGCGGCGCGCGCGCCGATATTCTCTCGGTCGCCTTCGCGAGCGCCGGTCAGATCATCGACAGCGGGGCGAAGGCGGTGCACTCGGCACCGGACACCTCGAGCAAGATCATTTCGAAGTCGATCGCGATCCGGGGCGGCCAGACGAGCTACCGCGGCCTCCTCCACGTCGCGAAGGGAGCCACCGGGGTCAAGGCCGCCGTCCGCTGCGACGCCCTGCTCCCCGACGACATGAGCCGGTCGGACACGTACCCGTACAACGAGATCCACGAAGAGGACGCGACGATCACGCACGAGGCCGTGGTCGGCAAGATCGGCGAGGAGCAGATCTTCTACCTCATGAGCCGCGGGCTCACGGAGTCGGACGCGATCCACCTGATCCTGATGGGATTCCTCGCCGAGTTCTCCAAGGAGCTGCCCGTCGACTACGCGCTCGAGCTCAACCGTCTCATCCAGCTCGAGATGATCGGCGCGGTCGGTTAGATCCGATACGCCCCCACCGGAGATCCGAGCGGGCCCCCGCGCGATCGGTGCGGCCGACCGTGCGCACGCCCGCTACCGGAGCTTCGCGTCGAAGCGCCAATCGGGAGCCGCGGCCGTGCCCGCCACCTCGAGTTCGGGGAGCGGAGGGTACGCCGGGTCTCCCCAGTCGATCTCCTTTCCCTCCCAGCGGGCGGCGAGGAGGGGATACAGGGTCTCCCGCAGGCCGGCGATCGGCGCGCGGTCGAGCACGTAGGATAGGAAACCCTCCCCGATCGCCCGCACGGACTCCGACGGACTGATCCCTCGGGATTCTAGGTAGAAGATCTTCTCCGGGTCCACCGGAGCGACGCTGGTGGAGTGCGTCGCCTTGACGTCGGGGCAAAGGATCTCGAGGATCGGGATCGTGTCCGAGCGCGCCCCTCGCGAGAGGAGCATCGCATGTTCGGAGATGTAGCTCAGCGTCTTGCGCGCCAGCGGCTCGATCCGGACGAGGCCGCGGCTCATCCCGCGCGATTCGTCTCGGAAGACCCCCCGCGTGATCGACTGGCCGTGCGTGTCCTCGCCACGGTGCGTGATGTGCACATCGCTGTCGTAGGATTGGTGATCCCTTCCGTAGAAGGTCTGTAGATCGTCGACGCTCGATCCATTCCCGATCAGCGTCGTCTGGTTGCGTCCGCGCGTCGAGAACCCTCCGAGACCGGCCCAGATCCACGCGAGGCGGCTGCGGCGCTCGGTCGTCGCCGAGCGACGGTAGAACGAGACGGTCCGACCATCCGGAGCGTGCACCGAGAGGTGGACGACCTTCGCCTCGGCCGCGAGATCGTAGTCGACCGACGAGCCGTAGAAGCGCTGCTCGGTGGGGACCGGCCCGTGGCAATAGAGTTCCTCGGTAATGAGGACCTGCGCGCGCTCGCCGATCCGGATCGATCGGCGGATCGACTGGGCCTCGTGCGCCTGCGAGAGCACGGTGATGTCCTGGACCCGGATCGGTGTCGGGCATCGGTCCGGGATCTCGAGCCGGTACCCACGGTTCAGGAGCGCGATGCTGAGCGCCGAGAGACGATCCGCGGGGGTCTCCGAGCCGCGCATCAGTGTGGGGAGCGCCGTCGCGCCGGCCTTCCAGGAGTCGATCAAAGCGTTCGCGCTTACGCCGAGTTCGCGCAGCGCGGGAGGGATCTCGATGCGGGTCCCCGACCCATCATGGACGATGCGGACTGCGTCGGGCAGCGCCGGCGGGAGCGCCACGGACGCTCCATGGGCGACCGGATCGATGCCGCTCAGGTCGACCCCCGAGAAGTACCCATAGTGGCGGTACAGCGGGTTGGGTTCCATGGGGAGCTCGAGGAAGAGCCGATAGGCCTCGGCTCGGTGCTGAGCCACCGCCTCCGGGTCGGCGAGCGATTCGGAGAGATCCCGAACCTCTTCCTCCCGGAGCCATGGTCGCTGCGTCGTCGCCGTCGCCATTGGATTTAGACACTCAGGAGTGTTTATAAACTCCCGGGGTGGATGGTCGGATCCGGCCCAGATTCGCATGTTTGGGTGGGCGATTCTCTGACGGTAAACGCACCGGAAACCTTCCCGCTCTCCGCGGGGACTGCGCTTTATAGCTCGACGAGGCTCAGAGGAGCAGGGATCCCGATGGCGTACGACCTGTATCAGGAGATGATCTTGCTTCACTACCGGAACCCGAAGAACTTCGGCCCCCTACCCTCCGCGGACCTGGAGGGCGCTGAATCCAACCCTACCTGCGGGGACCATATCGAGGTGCGACTCAAGCTCGACCCCGACCACCGCAAGGTCGAGGAGATCCGCTTCACCGGCGACGGATGTGCGATCAGTGTCGCGAGCACCTCCCTCCTGACGGTCCAGGTCGCGGGAAAGTCGCTGGAGGAGGTCCGAGCCATCACCCGAGACGACGTCCTCAAGCTGCTCGGGATCCCCCTCTCCCCCGTGCGCTTGAAGTGCGCTCTGACGGGATTCGCGGCGCTCGGCAAGGCGCTGCACTCCTCCGGCCCATCCACGATCCGTCCCACCGCCCAGGGAGCGTAAGCGGCGTCCACCGCCTGGCCGTCCCGAACCATGGTGACGATCGATTCGGACACCTGCGTGCTCTGCGGGCTGTGCACGGGGGTTTGCCCGCCCAATGCGATGGAGCTCACCCCGACCCGCCTCGAGGTCCTCTCCCACTGCACGGAGTGCGGGTGGTGTGTCGCATACTGCCCCGTCGGAGCCATCTCGGGGGGTCGCCCGGTTCCCCGCGGGAGGCGGACGCGTGCCTAGCGCAAAGTCCACGGGCACCCGCTCCCCCGCGACGAGCCCTCCCCGGGTCCTGCTCGTCGATCCGTACCTCGCGCGCGAGGACCCGATGGAGCGCAAGTTCGTGGAACTGTATCCTTCGCTCGGCCTTCTGACGTTGGGAGCGTACCTCCGGTCGCACGACTGCGCGGTCTCCATGGTCGACCTCACGTTCGCCCGTGACGTCCGCCCGGTCGAGGCGGGGATCCGCTCGTTTCGGCCCGATATCGTCGGGGTCCACACGAAGACGCTCACGCACGACCGGGCGGCCGAGATCGCGCGGCTGGCGCGTGCCGCGGGGGTCCATTCGGTAGCCGGGGGTCCGGACTCGGCGAGCCGGCCGGAGTTCTACCTCGATGCCGGGTTCGACTTCGTCGTGACCGGCGAAGGCGAAGCGACCTCGGTCGCGCTCGCCCAGGGGCTGGCCACGGGTGCCGAGATCGCCGGGATGCCCGGCGTCGTTCTGCGCAGGGCCGGCCGCACCGTGCACGGTCCTTCCCGGCCGGTGATCCGGGAGCTGGACGATCTTCCGCTCCCCGCTTGGGACCTGATTGATATGGACGGCTACCTCGAGCGCTGGCAGCGCCGAACGGGCGAGCGGCGTTCCGCCGTGCTCACCTCGCGCGGATGTCCGTTCGACTGCTCCTGGTGCTCGAAGCCGACGTTCGGCCGGACCTTCCGCCAGCAATCGCCTCAACGCGTGGTCCGCGAGCTCCAGGCACTCCACCAGCGGTACGGCGTCGACTATGTCCGGTTCTGCGACGATGTCTTTGGCATCTCTCGAGCGTGGCTCGACGAGCTCTTGGACCGCATGGAGGCCGCGGACCTCCACCTCAAGTTCGAGTGCCTCGCCCGCGTCGATCTCCTGAAGCCGGACCTCCTGAAGCGCATGCGCGAGGCCGGCCTCGAGCGGGTCTACGTCGGGGTCGAATCCGGAAGCCAGAAGATGCTCGACCTGATGAACCGCGGGACGCGCCTCGCCCAGGTCGAGCGCGCGGCCGAGGCGCTTCGCGCGGAAGGGATCCGACAGTTCTGGTTCCTGATGCTCGGGTACCCGGGGGAGTCCCTCGCGGATATCGAAGCGACGCTCCAGCTCTTCCGACGATTCAGTCCGGAAGAGTACTCGGTATCGATCGCGGTGCCAGTCCCGGGAACGCGATTTCATGAGGCCGTGAAGGACCGATTGACCGGGCATTCGACCCCGAGCCGGAGATCCGGGGGCAGCACCCTGCTGTACGAGGCCACCTACCCGGAGCACCTCTACCGGTGGGAGCAGGCCCGCTTCGGGCTGGAGGCTGCTCTCGGGAAGGCCCGCGGGAAGCTTTCGGACCGGGTTGTCGATCGGATCGGGCATGTCGCCGACCGCTTCCACGAACGGGTAGCCACGCCGTTGCTCATGGGCGACGGAACCTCGGGGGAACCCGAGCCGCCTCCGGTAGAGCTCCCGCTCCTGCCCCCTCCCCGCCGGCGCTCGTCGAGCGGGTCGAAACCGTAGAATCGCGCGAGCTCGGTACCGGCCGGGTACATGGCCGGAACCCTGGTCAGGGTCCAGCCCAAGATTTACAAGGGGAAGCCCGCTTCCTCCGCCAATGGCGCGGACCGGACCGACGCGCTCACGTCCACCGCGTCTCGTGCGGCTCACCAAGATCCTCAAGAGGGCGTCGCTGGTCGTCTTCGTCCTGTTCATCCTCTACCTCGCGACGGTGGCGTACTCCTTCGGGAACGTCGCGAAGGACCTGCAGCCGAGCGGCGGTTCGAACAAGGGCACGTTCGGGTTCGTCGGCTCCTCGACCATCAGGGCGACCCAGACGCTCAACGTGTCGAACTCCGGCCTCTACCCGCTCACGCTCGGCGCGGGCGTGGTCATCTACACAGCCTCGGGAATCATCTTGGGTCAAGGCTCGACCCCATCCACGGGGATCCCCTCGCGAGGATCGGGCCAGCTCGGGCTCGGCGTCTCGGTATCGGTCGCTCCGGGTTCGCCCGGCCAGGCCCTGCTGACGAATTCCGAGACCCTCGAGTTCGGGATCTGGGTGAACGCAACGGTGGGCTGGATCCTGCTCGTACCCGTTTCGGTTCACTTCGTCCAGAATCAATCCTGGGGCGCGCCGTTCATGAACGCCGTCGTGACCGCGAGCGTCGCCGGGGGCGAGGCGAGTGTGACGCTCGCGTTCCAGAACCACGCCTCGTTCTCGCTCGCTGGGCTCCTCGCCTTCCAGGTGCTCACGCCCGGGGGCGTCTCGTGCGGCACCGGTTCCTTCGGGGTCTCCACTCCGAGCGGTCAGCCCTTTGGCCAGACGGCCCAGGTCCCGACCCCCTGCGCGAGCTTGACCGGAGATTCCTTCGTGGCCACGCTGAGCGGCGGGGTCGGTTCTCCGTTTAGCGTGCAGCTCCCCCCGATCCCCGTGGAGGCCTAGCCATGGCCGAGCCCGACCCCGGCTCGAGCACCCCCGCGAACGCGCCGACCCCGGCTCCGGCCCCCGAGTGGCCGAAACACGTCGCCATCGGACTCGGTATCGCCGTGTCGATCTTCATCATCCTCGACGGACTGTTTTGGTTCCTGCTGCGGGCCTTCGGTCTCCTCCCGTCCAACTCTCCGATCACGGGATGGAACTCGACGATGTACGCGATCTGGATCGTCGTGGCGGCGTTCGCTGGGGCCGGCTACGCCCTCGCTCCCCTGCGCCCGGACTCCCCCGCCGGATGGGCCTGGCGGGCTGCGGGAGGCGTAGCTCTCGCGCTCGTCCTCTACCTCCTGATCGACACCCAGCTCTGGTACTACCTCAACCGGGTCCTGCCCTCCAGCACTCCCGTATCGAACTGGCCGACGCCTCTCTACGAATTCTGGCTCGTCCTGGCCGCACTTCTTGGAACGCGGTTCGTGCTGGCTCGCTCTCGGCAGTTCAGCGTGCCGTGGTGGATGTGGAGGATCATCGGAGGGGTAGCGCTCGGTCTGGGGACGTACTTCGCCGTGGTCTGGCTCCCGCTGTATCTTGTGTCGATGTTGCAATCGAACGGGATCCCCGTCGCAAGCTTCCCCTCCTCCCTTGCATGGGTCGGTTCCCTGTTCGCGCTATTGGCCGGGGCCGCGTACGCCGCGCATCCCACCCGGTACTACGGCCCGATCGAGATCGGAGCCGCGGTGCTCGAGATCTTCTACTTCGTGGTCGTGGTAGGCATCGCTCCGAACACGGTCGAGTACCAATCGATCGCCGTCTCGGTCGGCACCCTCGCGATCCTTCTCGGGCTCATCGTGGTCATTCTGATCTCCTTGGCCGGAGATGCCGTCACCACCATCGAGGATTTCGCTCGGCCGGGGGAGCGCCGGGCCTGGCAGTACCCGGCCCCCGCGGAACCCGCGGGCGCTCGGCGGTGAAGGGCCAGTAGCCGGGCTACATGCACTTCCTCGACTCCGATGGATACGTGGACCGAGCCACGATGAATGCCGCGTCGTCCTCGGGCGGATTCCAGCCGCC
Above is a genomic segment from Thermoplasmata archaeon containing:
- the sufB gene encoding Fe-S cluster assembly protein SufB; translated protein: MAQGAQEFIPLDYTRYDFKDPETYKLRSGKGLSVETIHQISDWKKEPDWLREYRLRAYEHFVKRPMPDWGPKLDELDFDSYTFYAAPMGEDEPKRKWEDLPADIRNTFDKLGIPKAERDFFGGVGAQYDSGTVYHKLREDLEKKGIIFCDTDTAVREHPDIVRKYFGKIVPYNDNKFSALNSAVWSGGSFVYIPPGVDCGIPLQAYFRINAKNVGQFERTLIIADKGAKIHYIEGCTAPIYSTDSLHAAVVEVVAEPYAKVRYTTVQNWSKNVYNLVTKRAVAYENSLVEWVDGNMGSKITMKYPSVYLKGRGARADILSVAFASAGQIIDSGAKAVHSAPDTSSKIISKSIAIRGGQTSYRGLLHVAKGATGVKAAVRCDALLPDDMSRSDTYPYNEIHEEDATITHEAVVGKIGEEQIFYLMSRGLTESDAIHLILMGFLAEFSKELPVDYALELNRLIQLEMIGAVG
- a CDS encoding SufD family Fe-S cluster assembly protein — its product is MATATTQRPWLREEEVRDLSESLADPEAVAQHRAEAYRLFLELPMEPNPLYRHYGYFSGVDLSGIDPVAHGASVALPPALPDAVRIVHDGSGTRIEIPPALRELGVSANALIDSWKAGATALPTLMRGSETPADRLSALSIALLNRGYRLEIPDRCPTPIRVQDITVLSQAHEAQSIRRSIRIGERAQVLITEELYCHGPVPTEQRFYGSSVDYDLAAEAKVVHLSVHAPDGRTVSFYRRSATTERRSRLAWIWAGLGGFSTRGRNQTTLIGNGSSVDDLQTFYGRDHQSYDSDVHITHRGEDTHGQSITRGVFRDESRGMSRGLVRIEPLARKTLSYISEHAMLLSRGARSDTIPILEILCPDVKATHSTSVAPVDPEKIFYLESRGISPSESVRAIGEGFLSYVLDRAPIAGLRETLYPLLAARWEGKEIDWGDPAYPPLPELEVAGTAAAPDWRFDAKLR
- a CDS encoding radical SAM protein, with the protein product MPSAKSTGTRSPATSPPRVLLVDPYLAREDPMERKFVELYPSLGLLTLGAYLRSHDCAVSMVDLTFARDVRPVEAGIRSFRPDIVGVHTKTLTHDRAAEIARLARAAGVHSVAGGPDSASRPEFYLDAGFDFVVTGEGEATSVALAQGLATGAEIAGMPGVVLRRAGRTVHGPSRPVIRELDDLPLPAWDLIDMDGYLERWQRRTGERRSAVLTSRGCPFDCSWCSKPTFGRTFRQQSPQRVVRELQALHQRYGVDYVRFCDDVFGISRAWLDELLDRMEAADLHLKFECLARVDLLKPDLLKRMREAGLERVYVGVESGSQKMLDLMNRGTRLAQVERAAEALRAEGIRQFWFLMLGYPGESLADIEATLQLFRRFSPEEYSVSIAVPVPGTRFHEAVKDRLTGHSTPSRRSGGSTLLYEATYPEHLYRWEQARFGLEAALGKARGKLSDRVVDRIGHVADRFHERVATPLLMGDGTSGEPEPPPVELPLLPPPRRRSSSGSKP
- a CDS encoding 4Fe-4S binding protein; the protein is MVTIDSDTCVLCGLCTGVCPPNAMELTPTRLEVLSHCTECGWCVAYCPVGAISGGRPVPRGRRTRA
- a CDS encoding SufS family cysteine desulfurase, whose product is MDVQKIREQFPILSRGVRGKPLVYLDSAATSQKPRVVIDAESNFYRETNSNVHRGIYLLSEEATDAYEGARARVGRFLRAPDPSEIVFVRGATEALNLLAHGLGRSRLKQGDRVVATVSDHHANVVPWHMLREERGTTLEFVNVDDTGHLRLDEYDRWFDGKTKVVTLPHVSNVLGTVNPVRAIADRAHAAGAVVVVDAAQSAPHIPIDVVALGADAVAFSGHKTLGPTGIGVLWARKELLEEMPPWMGGGSMIEEVHAGRISYREPPAKFEAGTPNIAGAIGLSVALDYLEAIGWEDLARHERSMQARLFQNADERLGKKIRIFGSRDVREREAVFSFALEGIHPHDIASILDAEGIAIRAGRQCSQPLMDRYGVGAMARASPYLYNTLEEIDLLYDALDKVVKIFA
- a CDS encoding iron-sulfur cluster assembly scaffold protein encodes the protein MAYDLYQEMILLHYRNPKNFGPLPSADLEGAESNPTCGDHIEVRLKLDPDHRKVEEIRFTGDGCAISVASTSLLTVQVAGKSLEEVRAITRDDVLKLLGIPLSPVRLKCALTGFAALGKALHSSGPSTIRPTAQGA